Proteins encoded together in one Triticum dicoccoides isolate Atlit2015 ecotype Zavitan chromosome 7B, WEW_v2.0, whole genome shotgun sequence window:
- the LOC119340012 gene encoding nucleolar protein dao-5-like: MAKKRGEKRPPPPPPPVAASSDETHSGADESEDEETIALSRAPARKNPPPPPQKSEESETSEEEEEEPSHAAPNTAPKKQPPPARQSEDSDSSDEEEDGGSESDKDEPPPKPSPKQEAKAPEAKKPRLAFHRVWSTNDEVRILEALAAHQKEHGVLPQPDALVEALAGKLDNRAYSSKELQGKVKSLKHRYVSAAKKYELPTKEHDRRLFDLSKILWSGHKYRSRAATASTAAPTAKANDHEPKGFEEMCELYPYLAEEVKKMEASGMFKREFGKMDDDKARLLDEKIKKQRVQQMKVELRRSDLAREVTKAIMDLID, encoded by the coding sequence ATGGCCAAGAAGCGCGGCGAGaagaggccaccgccgccgccgccgccggtggctGCCTCCTCTGACGAGACGCACTCGGGCGCAGACGAGTCCGAGGACGAAGAGACCATCGCCTTGTCTCGTGCCCCTGCCCGCAAGaacccgcctccgccgccgcagaAGAGCGAGGAGTCCGAGACctctgaagaggaggaggaggagccatcCCACGCGGCCCCGAACACTGCCCCCAAGAAGCAGCCTCCGCCGGCGCGACAGAGTGAGGACTCCGACAGTTCcgacgaggaggaggatgggggttccGAATCTGACAAAGATGAGCCGCCGCCGAAGCCATCTCCGAAGCAGGAGGCGAAggccccggaggccaagaagccgcGCCTTGCTTTCCACCGCGTCTGGTCCACCAACGACGAGGTCCGTATCCTCGAGGCCCTCGCCGCTCACCAAAAAGAGCACGGCGTGCTGCCGCAGCCCGACGCACTGGTCGAAGCCCTCGCCGGAAAGCTCGACAACCGTGCCTACAGCAGCAAGGAGCTCCAGGGGAAGGTCAAAAGCCTCAAGCATCGGTATGTGTCAGCCGCCAAGAAGTACGAGCTCCCGACCAAAGAACACGACCGCCGGCTCTTCGACCTGTCCAAGATCCTCTGGAGCGGCCACAAGTACAGGTCCCGCGCTGCCACCGCTTCTACTGCTGCTCCCACCGCCAAGGCGAACGACCACGAGCCCAAGGGATTTGAGGAGATGTGTGAGTTGTACCCATACCTCGCGGAGGAGGTGAAGAAGATGGAGGCCTCGGGCATGTTCAAGCGGGAGTTCGGAAAGATGGACGACGACAAGGCACGCTTGCTGGACGAGAAGATCAAGAAGCAGAGGGTACAACAGATGAAGGTGGAGCTGCGCCGCAGCGACCTTGCCAGGGAGGTGACCAAGGCGATAATGGACCTGATCGACTGA